From the genome of Delphinus delphis chromosome 8, mDelDel1.2, whole genome shotgun sequence, one region includes:
- the B3GAT3 gene encoding galactosylgalactosylxylosylprotein 3-beta-glucuronosyltransferase 3 isoform X2: MKLKLKNVFLAYFLVSIAGLLYALVQLAEQLRQKDLRISQLQADLRRPPPAPAQPPEPEALPTIYVVTPTYARLVQKAELVRLSQTLSLVPRLHWLLVEDAEGPTPLVSGLLAASGLLFTHLAVLTPKAQRLREGEPGWVRPRGVEQRNRALDWLRSRGGAVAGEKDPPPPGTRGVVYFADDDNTYSRELFEEMRWTRGVSVWPVGLVGGLRFEGPRVQDGRVVGFHTAWEPNRPFPLDMAGFAVSLPLLLAKPNARFDATAPRGHLESSLLSHLVDPKDLEPRAANCTRVLVWHTRTEKPKTKQEEQLQRQGRGSDPAVEV; the protein is encoded by the exons ATGAAGCTGAAGCTGAAGAACGTGTTCCTCGCCTACTTCCTGGTGTCGATCGCCGGCCTCCTCTACGCGCTGGTGCAGCTCG CAGAGCAGCTTCGGCAGAAGGATCTGAGGATTTCCCAGCTGCAAGCCGATCTCCGCcgtccaccccctgcccccgcccagcCCCCTGAACCTGAGGCTCTGCCTACTATCTATGTTGTTACCCCCACCTATGCCAG GCTGGTGCAGAAGGCGGAGCTGGTGCGGCTGTCCCAGACCCTAAGCCTGGTGCCCCGGTTGCACTGGCTGCTGGTAGAGGATGCTGAGGGCCCCACCCCGTTGGTCTCGGGGCTGCTGGCTGCCTCTGGCCTCCTCTTCACACACCTGGCGGTCCTCACCCCCAAGGCCCAGCGACTCCGGGAGGGCGAGCCAGGCTGGGTTCGGCCCCGAGGTGTTGAGCAACGGAACAGGGCCCTGGACTGGCTCCGGAGCAGAGGGGGTGCTGTGGCGGGAGAGAAGGATCCACCCCCACCAGGCACCCGGGGAGTCGTGTACTTTGCTGATGATGACAACACCTACAGCCGGGAACTCTTTGAGGAG ATGCGCTGGACCCGTGGCGTCTCAGTGTGGCCAGTGGGGCTGGTGGGCGGCCTGCGATTCGAGGGCCCTCGCGTACAGGATGGCCGGGTCGTGGGCTTCCACACCGCGTGGGAGCCCAATAGGCCCTTCCCACTGGATATGGCGGGATTTGCCGTCTCCCTGCCCCTGCTGTTGGCGAAACCCAATGCCCGGTTTGATGCTACTGCTCCTCGGGGCCACCTGGAGAGCAGCCTCCTGAGCCACCTTGTCGATCCCAAGGACCTGGAGCCACGGGCTGCCAACTGCACTCGG GTTCTGGTGTGGCATACGCGGACAGAGAAGCCCAAGACGAAGCAGGAGGAGCAGCTGCAGCGGCAGGGCCGAGGCTCAGACCCAGCTGTTGAGGTGTGA
- the B3GAT3 gene encoding galactosylgalactosylxylosylprotein 3-beta-glucuronosyltransferase 3 isoform X1, whose amino-acid sequence MKLKLKNVFLAYFLVSIAGLLYALVQLGQPCDCLSPLRAAAEQLRQKDLRISQLQADLRRPPPAPAQPPEPEALPTIYVVTPTYARLVQKAELVRLSQTLSLVPRLHWLLVEDAEGPTPLVSGLLAASGLLFTHLAVLTPKAQRLREGEPGWVRPRGVEQRNRALDWLRSRGGAVAGEKDPPPPGTRGVVYFADDDNTYSRELFEEMRWTRGVSVWPVGLVGGLRFEGPRVQDGRVVGFHTAWEPNRPFPLDMAGFAVSLPLLLAKPNARFDATAPRGHLESSLLSHLVDPKDLEPRAANCTRVLVWHTRTEKPKTKQEEQLQRQGRGSDPAVEV is encoded by the exons ATGAAGCTGAAGCTGAAGAACGTGTTCCTCGCCTACTTCCTGGTGTCGATCGCCGGCCTCCTCTACGCGCTGGTGCAGCTCG GCCAGCCATGTGACTGCCTCTCTCCCCTGCGGGCAGCAGCAGAGCAGCTTCGGCAGAAGGATCTGAGGATTTCCCAGCTGCAAGCCGATCTCCGCcgtccaccccctgcccccgcccagcCCCCTGAACCTGAGGCTCTGCCTACTATCTATGTTGTTACCCCCACCTATGCCAG GCTGGTGCAGAAGGCGGAGCTGGTGCGGCTGTCCCAGACCCTAAGCCTGGTGCCCCGGTTGCACTGGCTGCTGGTAGAGGATGCTGAGGGCCCCACCCCGTTGGTCTCGGGGCTGCTGGCTGCCTCTGGCCTCCTCTTCACACACCTGGCGGTCCTCACCCCCAAGGCCCAGCGACTCCGGGAGGGCGAGCCAGGCTGGGTTCGGCCCCGAGGTGTTGAGCAACGGAACAGGGCCCTGGACTGGCTCCGGAGCAGAGGGGGTGCTGTGGCGGGAGAGAAGGATCCACCCCCACCAGGCACCCGGGGAGTCGTGTACTTTGCTGATGATGACAACACCTACAGCCGGGAACTCTTTGAGGAG ATGCGCTGGACCCGTGGCGTCTCAGTGTGGCCAGTGGGGCTGGTGGGCGGCCTGCGATTCGAGGGCCCTCGCGTACAGGATGGCCGGGTCGTGGGCTTCCACACCGCGTGGGAGCCCAATAGGCCCTTCCCACTGGATATGGCGGGATTTGCCGTCTCCCTGCCCCTGCTGTTGGCGAAACCCAATGCCCGGTTTGATGCTACTGCTCCTCGGGGCCACCTGGAGAGCAGCCTCCTGAGCCACCTTGTCGATCCCAAGGACCTGGAGCCACGGGCTGCCAACTGCACTCGG GTTCTGGTGTGGCATACGCGGACAGAGAAGCCCAAGACGAAGCAGGAGGAGCAGCTGCAGCGGCAGGGCCGAGGCTCAGACCCAGCTGTTGAGGTGTGA
- the GANAB gene encoding neutral alpha-glucosidase AB isoform X1 — MAAVAAVAARRRRSWTGLVLACLGVCLGITLAVDRSNFKTCEESSFCKRQRSIRPGHSPYRALLDSLQLGPDALTVHLINEVTKVLLVLELQGLRRNMTRIRIDELEPRRPRYRVPDVLVADPPTAGLSVSGRDANSVELTMAEGPYKIILTARPFRLDLLEDRSLLLSVNARGLLNFEHQRAPRVSFSDKVSLTLGSIWDKIKNLFSRQGSKDPAEGDGAQPEETPGDGDKPDETQGKAEHDEPGAWEETFKTHTDSKPFGPTSVSLDFSLPGMEHVYGIPEHADNLRLKVTEGGEPYRLYNLDVFQYELYNRMALYGSVPMLLAHSPHRDLGIFWLNAAETWVDISSNTAGKTLFGKMLDYLQGSGETPQTDVRWISESGIIDVFLLLGPSVFDVFRQYASLTGTQVLPPLFSLGYHQSRWNYRDEADVLEVDQGFDDHNLPCDVIWLDIEHADGKRYFTWDPSRFPQPLTMLEHLASKRRKLVAIVDPHIKVDSGYRVHEELQNLGLYVKTRDGSDYEGWCWPGAAGYPDFTNPKMRAWWANMFRFDNYEGSSPNLYVWNDMNEPSVFNGPEVTMLKDAQHYGGWEHRDVHNIYGFYVHMATADGLVLRSGGIERPFVLSRAFFAGSQRFGAVWTGDNAAEWDHLKISIPMCLSLGLVGLSFCGADVGGFFKNPEPELLVRWYQMGAYQPFFRAHAHLDTGRREPWLLPSQYHDIIRDALGQRYSLLPFWYTLFYQAHREGIPIMRPLWVHYPQDVTTFSIDDQFLLGDALLVHPVSDSEAHGVQVYLPGQGEVWYDVHSYQKHHGPQTLYLPVTLSSIPVFQRGGTIVPRWMRVRRSSDCMKDDPITLFVALSLQGTAQGELFLDDGHTFNYQTRHEFLLRRFSFSGNTLVSSSADPKGHFETPIWIERVVIIGAGKPATVVLQTKGSPESRLSFQHDPETSVLILRKPGVSVVSDWSIHLR, encoded by the exons ATGGCGGCGGTAGCGGCAGTGGCGGCGCGTAGGAGGCG GTCTTGGACTGGTTTGGTACTGGCTTGTTTAGGCGTCTGCCTGGGAATTACCCTGGCTGTGGATAGAAGCAACTTTAAGACCTGCGAAGAGAGTTCCTTCTGCAA GAGGCAACGAAGCATACGGCCAGGCCATTCTCCATACCGAGCCTTGCTGGACTCTCTGCAGCTTGGTCCTGATGCCCTCACGGTCCATCTGATCAACGAAGTCACTAAG GTGTTGCTTGTGCTGGAGCTCCAGGGGCTTCGAAGGAACATGACTCGGATCAGAATTGATGAACTAGAGCCCCGGCGGCCCCGATACCGTGTGCCAGACGTGTTGGTGGCTGATCCCCCCACAGCTGG GCTTTCTGTCTCTGGCCGGGATGCCAACAGCGTAGAGCTAACCATGGCTGAGGGGCCCTATAAAATCATCTTGACGGCACGGCCATTCCGCCTCGACCTACTGGAGGACCGCAGCCTTCTGCTCAGTGTCAATGCCCGAGGACTCTTAAATTTTGAGCACCAGAGGGCTCCCAGGGTCTC TTTCTCGGATAAAGTTAGTCTCACGCTCGGTAGCATTTGGGATAAGATCAAGAACCTTTTCTCTAG GCAAGGATCAAAAGACCCAGCTGAGGGCGATGGGGCCCAGCCCGAGGAAACACCTGGGGATGGTGACAAG CCAGATGAGACCCAGGGGAAGGCAGAGCACGATGAGCCAGGAGCCTGGGAAGAGACATTTAAAACTCACACTGACAGCAAGCCCTTtg gCCCCACGTCTGTGAGTTTGGACTTCTCTCTGCCAGGCATGGAGCATGTGTATGGGATCCCCGAGCATGCAGACAACCTGAGGCTGAAAGTCACTGA GGGTGGGGAGCCGTATCGCCTCTACAATTTGGACGTGTTCCAGTATGAGCTGTACAACCGCATGGCCCTATATGGGTCTGTGCCCATGCTCCTAGCACACAGCCCTCATCGGGACCTGGGCATCTTCTGGCTCAACGCCGCGGAGACCTGGGTTGACATATCCTCCAACACTGCAGGCAAG ACCCTGTTTGGGAAGATGCTGGACTACCTGCAGGGCTCTGGGGAGACCCCACAGACAGATGTTCGCTGGATATCGGAGAGTGGCATCATTGATGTCTTCCTGCTACTTGGGCCGTCTGTCTTTGATGTCTTCCGGCAGTACGCTAGTCTCACAG GGACCCAGGTTTTGCCCCCGCTCTTCTCCCTCGGCTACCACCAGAGCCGCTGGAACTATCGGGATGAGGCTGACGTTCTGGAAGTCGATCAGGGCTTCGATGATCACAACCTGCCTTGCGATGTCATCTGGCTGGACATTGAGCATGCTGATGGCAAGCGGTATTTCACCTGGGACCCCAGCCGtttcccccagcccctcaccaTGCTTGAGCATTTGGCCTCCAAGAGGCGGAAG CTGGTGGCCATCGTGGACCCCCACATCAAGGTGGACTCTGGCTACCGCGTACATGAAGAGTTGCAGAACCTGGGTCTGTACGTTAAAACCCGGGATGGCTCTGACTACGAAGGCTGGTGCTGGCCAG GCGCAGCCGGTTACCCTGATTTCACCAATCCCAAGATGAGGGCCTGGTGGGCTAACATGTTTCGCTTTGACAATTATGAG GGCTCATCTCCCAACCTCTATGTCTGGAATGACATGAATGAACCGTCCGTGTTCAATGGTCCTGAGGTCACCATGCTCAAGGATGCCCAGCATTATGGGGGTTGGGAGCACCGAGACGTGCATAACATCTATGGCTTCTACGTG CACATGGCGACTGCTGACGGGCTGGTGCTGCGCTCCGGGGGCATAGAACGCCCCTTTGTCCTGAGCAGGGCTTTCTTTGCTGGCTCCCAGCGCTTTG gAGCCGTGTGGACAGGCGACAATGCTGCCGAATGGGACCATTTGAAGATCTCTATTCCTATGTGTCTCAGCTTGGGGCTGGTGGGACTTTCCTTCTGTGGAG CGGATGTGGGCGGCTTCTTCAAAAATCCAGAGCCAGAGCTGCTTGTGCGCTGGTACCAGATGGGTGCCTACCAGCCGTTCTTCCGGGCACATGCCCACTTGGACACTGGTCGGCGAGAGCCGTGGTTGTTACCGTCTCAGTACCATGACATAATCCGAGACGCCTTGGGTCAGCGATACTCCCTACTGCCCTTCTGGTATACCCTCTTCTATCAGGCCCATCGTGAAGGGATTCCTATCATGAG GCCCCTGTGGGTTCATTATCCTCAGGATGTGACCACCTTCAGTATAGATGATCAGTTCCTGCTTG GGGATGCATTGCTGGTTCACCCTGTATCAGACTCTGAGGCTCATGGCGTGCAGGTCTATCTTCCTGGCCAAGGGGAG GTGTGGTATGACGTTCATAGCTACCAGAAGCATCATGGTCCCCAGACCCTGTATCTGCCTGTAACTCTAAGCAGT ATCCCCGTGTTCCAGCGTGGAGGGACAATTGTGCCCCGATGGATGCGAGTGCGGCGTTCTTCAGACTGCATGAAGGATGACCCCATCACTCTTTTCGTTGCACTCAGCCTCCAG GGTACGGCCCAAGGAGAGCTCTTTCTAGATGATGGGCACACGTTCAACTATCAGACTCGCCATGAGTTCCTGCTGCGTCGATTCTCATTCTCTGGCAACACCCTTGTCTCCAG CTCAGCAGACCCCAAAGGCCACTTTGAGACACCAATTTGGATTGAGCGGGTGGTGATAATAGGGGCTGGAAAGCCAGCAACCGTGGTACTCCAGACAAAAG GATCTCCTGAAAGCCGCCTGTCCTTCCAGCATGACCCTGAGACCTCTGTGTTGATCCTGCGCAAGCCTGGCGTCAGTGTGGTATCCGACTGGAGTATTCACCTGCGATAA
- the GANAB gene encoding neutral alpha-glucosidase AB isoform X2 produces MAAVAAVAARRRRSWTGLVLACLGVCLGITLAVDRSNFKTCEESSFCKRQRSIRPGHSPYRALLDSLQLGPDALTVHLINEVTKVLLVLELQGLRRNMTRIRIDELEPRRPRYRVPDVLVADPPTAGLSVSGRDANSVELTMAEGPYKIILTARPFRLDLLEDRSLLLSVNARGLLNFEHQRAPRVSQGSKDPAEGDGAQPEETPGDGDKPDETQGKAEHDEPGAWEETFKTHTDSKPFGPTSVSLDFSLPGMEHVYGIPEHADNLRLKVTEGGEPYRLYNLDVFQYELYNRMALYGSVPMLLAHSPHRDLGIFWLNAAETWVDISSNTAGKTLFGKMLDYLQGSGETPQTDVRWISESGIIDVFLLLGPSVFDVFRQYASLTGTQVLPPLFSLGYHQSRWNYRDEADVLEVDQGFDDHNLPCDVIWLDIEHADGKRYFTWDPSRFPQPLTMLEHLASKRRKLVAIVDPHIKVDSGYRVHEELQNLGLYVKTRDGSDYEGWCWPGAAGYPDFTNPKMRAWWANMFRFDNYEGSSPNLYVWNDMNEPSVFNGPEVTMLKDAQHYGGWEHRDVHNIYGFYVHMATADGLVLRSGGIERPFVLSRAFFAGSQRFGAVWTGDNAAEWDHLKISIPMCLSLGLVGLSFCGADVGGFFKNPEPELLVRWYQMGAYQPFFRAHAHLDTGRREPWLLPSQYHDIIRDALGQRYSLLPFWYTLFYQAHREGIPIMRPLWVHYPQDVTTFSIDDQFLLGDALLVHPVSDSEAHGVQVYLPGQGEVWYDVHSYQKHHGPQTLYLPVTLSSIPVFQRGGTIVPRWMRVRRSSDCMKDDPITLFVALSLQGTAQGELFLDDGHTFNYQTRHEFLLRRFSFSGNTLVSSSADPKGHFETPIWIERVVIIGAGKPATVVLQTKGSPESRLSFQHDPETSVLILRKPGVSVVSDWSIHLR; encoded by the exons ATGGCGGCGGTAGCGGCAGTGGCGGCGCGTAGGAGGCG GTCTTGGACTGGTTTGGTACTGGCTTGTTTAGGCGTCTGCCTGGGAATTACCCTGGCTGTGGATAGAAGCAACTTTAAGACCTGCGAAGAGAGTTCCTTCTGCAA GAGGCAACGAAGCATACGGCCAGGCCATTCTCCATACCGAGCCTTGCTGGACTCTCTGCAGCTTGGTCCTGATGCCCTCACGGTCCATCTGATCAACGAAGTCACTAAG GTGTTGCTTGTGCTGGAGCTCCAGGGGCTTCGAAGGAACATGACTCGGATCAGAATTGATGAACTAGAGCCCCGGCGGCCCCGATACCGTGTGCCAGACGTGTTGGTGGCTGATCCCCCCACAGCTGG GCTTTCTGTCTCTGGCCGGGATGCCAACAGCGTAGAGCTAACCATGGCTGAGGGGCCCTATAAAATCATCTTGACGGCACGGCCATTCCGCCTCGACCTACTGGAGGACCGCAGCCTTCTGCTCAGTGTCAATGCCCGAGGACTCTTAAATTTTGAGCACCAGAGGGCTCCCAGGGTCTC GCAAGGATCAAAAGACCCAGCTGAGGGCGATGGGGCCCAGCCCGAGGAAACACCTGGGGATGGTGACAAG CCAGATGAGACCCAGGGGAAGGCAGAGCACGATGAGCCAGGAGCCTGGGAAGAGACATTTAAAACTCACACTGACAGCAAGCCCTTtg gCCCCACGTCTGTGAGTTTGGACTTCTCTCTGCCAGGCATGGAGCATGTGTATGGGATCCCCGAGCATGCAGACAACCTGAGGCTGAAAGTCACTGA GGGTGGGGAGCCGTATCGCCTCTACAATTTGGACGTGTTCCAGTATGAGCTGTACAACCGCATGGCCCTATATGGGTCTGTGCCCATGCTCCTAGCACACAGCCCTCATCGGGACCTGGGCATCTTCTGGCTCAACGCCGCGGAGACCTGGGTTGACATATCCTCCAACACTGCAGGCAAG ACCCTGTTTGGGAAGATGCTGGACTACCTGCAGGGCTCTGGGGAGACCCCACAGACAGATGTTCGCTGGATATCGGAGAGTGGCATCATTGATGTCTTCCTGCTACTTGGGCCGTCTGTCTTTGATGTCTTCCGGCAGTACGCTAGTCTCACAG GGACCCAGGTTTTGCCCCCGCTCTTCTCCCTCGGCTACCACCAGAGCCGCTGGAACTATCGGGATGAGGCTGACGTTCTGGAAGTCGATCAGGGCTTCGATGATCACAACCTGCCTTGCGATGTCATCTGGCTGGACATTGAGCATGCTGATGGCAAGCGGTATTTCACCTGGGACCCCAGCCGtttcccccagcccctcaccaTGCTTGAGCATTTGGCCTCCAAGAGGCGGAAG CTGGTGGCCATCGTGGACCCCCACATCAAGGTGGACTCTGGCTACCGCGTACATGAAGAGTTGCAGAACCTGGGTCTGTACGTTAAAACCCGGGATGGCTCTGACTACGAAGGCTGGTGCTGGCCAG GCGCAGCCGGTTACCCTGATTTCACCAATCCCAAGATGAGGGCCTGGTGGGCTAACATGTTTCGCTTTGACAATTATGAG GGCTCATCTCCCAACCTCTATGTCTGGAATGACATGAATGAACCGTCCGTGTTCAATGGTCCTGAGGTCACCATGCTCAAGGATGCCCAGCATTATGGGGGTTGGGAGCACCGAGACGTGCATAACATCTATGGCTTCTACGTG CACATGGCGACTGCTGACGGGCTGGTGCTGCGCTCCGGGGGCATAGAACGCCCCTTTGTCCTGAGCAGGGCTTTCTTTGCTGGCTCCCAGCGCTTTG gAGCCGTGTGGACAGGCGACAATGCTGCCGAATGGGACCATTTGAAGATCTCTATTCCTATGTGTCTCAGCTTGGGGCTGGTGGGACTTTCCTTCTGTGGAG CGGATGTGGGCGGCTTCTTCAAAAATCCAGAGCCAGAGCTGCTTGTGCGCTGGTACCAGATGGGTGCCTACCAGCCGTTCTTCCGGGCACATGCCCACTTGGACACTGGTCGGCGAGAGCCGTGGTTGTTACCGTCTCAGTACCATGACATAATCCGAGACGCCTTGGGTCAGCGATACTCCCTACTGCCCTTCTGGTATACCCTCTTCTATCAGGCCCATCGTGAAGGGATTCCTATCATGAG GCCCCTGTGGGTTCATTATCCTCAGGATGTGACCACCTTCAGTATAGATGATCAGTTCCTGCTTG GGGATGCATTGCTGGTTCACCCTGTATCAGACTCTGAGGCTCATGGCGTGCAGGTCTATCTTCCTGGCCAAGGGGAG GTGTGGTATGACGTTCATAGCTACCAGAAGCATCATGGTCCCCAGACCCTGTATCTGCCTGTAACTCTAAGCAGT ATCCCCGTGTTCCAGCGTGGAGGGACAATTGTGCCCCGATGGATGCGAGTGCGGCGTTCTTCAGACTGCATGAAGGATGACCCCATCACTCTTTTCGTTGCACTCAGCCTCCAG GGTACGGCCCAAGGAGAGCTCTTTCTAGATGATGGGCACACGTTCAACTATCAGACTCGCCATGAGTTCCTGCTGCGTCGATTCTCATTCTCTGGCAACACCCTTGTCTCCAG CTCAGCAGACCCCAAAGGCCACTTTGAGACACCAATTTGGATTGAGCGGGTGGTGATAATAGGGGCTGGAAAGCCAGCAACCGTGGTACTCCAGACAAAAG GATCTCCTGAAAGCCGCCTGTCCTTCCAGCATGACCCTGAGACCTCTGTGTTGATCCTGCGCAAGCCTGGCGTCAGTGTGGTATCCGACTGGAGTATTCACCTGCGATAA
- the INTS5 gene encoding integrator complex subunit 5 — MSALCDPPGAPGPPGPAPVSHGPAPLSAQELSQEIKAFLTGVDPVLGHQLSAREHARCGLLLLRSLPPARAAVLDHLRGVFDESVRAHLAALDESPVAGPPHLRPPPPSHVPAGGPGLEDVVQEVQQVLSEFIRANPKAWAPVISAWSIDLMGQLSSTYSGQHQRVPHATGSLNELLQLWMGCRATRTLMDIYVQCLSALIGSCPDACVDALLDTSVQHSPHFDWVVAHIGSSFPGTIISRVLSCGLKDFCVHSGAGGGAGGSGGGSSQTPSTDPFPGSPAIPGEKRVPKIASVVGILGHLASRHGDSIRRELLRMFHDSLAGGTGGRSGDPSLQATVPFLLQLAVMSPALLGTVSGELVDCLKPPAVLSQLQQHLQGFPREELDNMLNLAVHLVSQASGAGAYRLLQFLVDTAMPASVITTQGLAVPDTVREACDRLIQLLLLHLQKLVHHRGGSPGEGVLGPPPPPRPVPFLDALRNHVGELCGETLRLERKRFLWQHQLLGLLSVYTRPSCGPEALGHLLSRARSPEELSLATQLYAGLVVSLSGLLPLAFRSCLARVHAGTLQPPFTARFLRNLALLVGWEQQGGEGPAALGARFGESASAHLSDLAPLLLHPEEEVAEASASLLAICPFPPEALCPSQLLGLVRAGVHRFFASLRLHGPPGVASASQLLTRLSQTSPAGLKAVLQLLVEGALHRGNTELFGGEVDGDNETLSVVSAPLASASLLDTNRRHTAAVPGPGGIWSVFHAGVIGRGLKPPKFAQSRNQQEVMYNTQSLLSLLVHCCSAPGGTECVGCWGAPTLSPEAAKAVAVTLVESVCPDAAGAELAWPPEEHARATVERDLRIGRRFREQPLLFELLKLVAAAPPALCYCSVLLRGLLAALLGHWEASRHPDTAHSPWHLEASCTLVAVMAEGSLLPPALGNMHEVFSQLAPFEVRLLLLSVWGFLREHGPLPQKFIFQSERGRFIRDFSREGGGEGGAHLAVLHSVLHRNIDRLGLFSGRFQAPSPSNLLRQGT; from the exons ATGTCCGCGTTGTGCGACCCTCCCGGGGCCCCAGGGCCTCCCGGGCCTGCCCCGGTCTCCCACGGTCCCGCGCCGCTCAG TGCTCAGGAGCTGTCGCAGGAAATCaaggcctttctgactggtgtagACCCTGTTCTGGGCCACCAACTCTCTGCTCGGGAACATGCTCGCTGTGGCCTTCTTTTGCTCCGCTCTTTGCCACCTGCGCGGGCTGCTGTGCTTGACCACTTGCGAGGTGTCTTTGATGAGAGTGTCCGGGCCCACCTGGCTGCCCTGGATGAAAGCCCTGTGGCTGGTCCACCTCACCTCCGTCCACCGCCACCCTCCCATGTCCCTGCTGGGGGACCTGGTCTAGAGGATGTGGTGCAGGAAGTGCAGCAGGTGCTGTCTGAGTTTATCCGGGCCAACCCGAAGGCGTGGGCACCTGTGATTAGTGCATGGTCCATTGACCTCATGGGGCAACTGAGCAGCACTTACTCGGGCCAGCACCAGCGTGTGCCCCATGCCACTGGCTCTCTCAACGAATTGCTGCAGCTGTGGATGGGCTGTCGGGCCACACGCACATTAATGGACATCTATGTTCAGTGCCTCTCGGCTCTCATTGGTAGTTGCCCAGATGCTTGCGTGGATGCCTTGCTGGATACCTCTGTCCAGCATTCCCCACACTTCGACTGGGTTGTGGCGCATATTGGCTCCTCTTTTCCCGGCACCATCATCTCCCGAGTTCTCTCCTGTGGCCTTAAGGACTTCTGTGTTCAcagtggggctggaggtggagctGGTGGCAGTGGTGGAGGCTCTTCTCAGACCCCCTCTACAGACCCCTTCCCTGGATCTCCTGCCATCCCTGGGGAGAAACGGGTGCCCAAGATTGCCTCAGTTGTAGGCATCCTAGGGCACCTGGCCTCCCGCCATGGAGACAGCATCCGACGGGAGCTCCTGCGAATGTTTCATGACAGTCTGGCAGGGGGCACTGGCGGCCGGAGTGGGGATCCCTCCCTTCAGGCCACAGTTCCCTTCCTCCTGCAGCTGGCAGTCATGTCACCAGCTTTGCTGGGCACAGTCTCTGGAGAGCTGGTGGATTGCCTTAAGCCCCCAGCTGTGCTGAGTCAGCTGCAGCAACACCTGCAGGGATTCCCCCGAGAGGAGCTGGACAACATGCTGAACCTGGCCGTGCACCTGGTGAGCCAGGCCTCTGGGGCAGGTGCCTACCGCCTGTTGCAGTTCCTGGTGGACACAGCCATGCCTGCCTCAGTCATTACCACCCAGGGCCTGGCTGTGCCAGACACCGTGCGTGAGGCCTGTGACCGGCTGATCCAGCTATTGCTGCTGCACCTGCAAAAGCTGGTTCATCACCggggagggtctcctggggaaggggtgctgggtccccccccgcccccccgccctgTGCCCTTTCTAGATGCGCTAAGAAACCACGTTGGAGAGCTGTGTGGAGAGACGTTACGTTTGGAACGAAAACGCTTCCTCTGGCAACACCAGCTCCTTGGCCTGCTCTCTGTTTATACCCGGCCTAGCTGTGGACCTGAGGCCTTGGGCCATCTCCTGAGCCGGGCCCGAAGCCCTGAAGAGTTGAGTCTGGCCACTCAGTTATACGCAGGGCTGGTGGTCAGTCTCTCTGGCCTCCTGCCCCTGGCCTTCCGAAGCTGCCTGGCTAGGGTACATGCAGGGACTTTGCAACCTCCCTTCACGGCTCGGTTCCTGCGTAACTTGGCACTGCTAGTGGGGTGGGAACAGCAGGGTGGTGAGGGCCCTGCAGCCCTAGGGGCCCGGTTTGGGGAGTCGGCCTCAGCTCATCTGTCTGACctggctcctctcctgctccatCCTGAGGAGGAAGTAGCCGaagcctctgcctccctcctggcCATTTGTCCCTTTCCTCCGGAAGCCCTGTGCCCTTCCCAACTCCTGGGACTGGTGAGAGCTGGAGTGCATCGCTTCTTTGCCTCTCTCAGGCTGCACGGTCCCCCAGGGGTGGCTTCCGCCTCCCAGCTTCTTACCCGCCTCTCCCAGACCTCCCCGGCTGGGCTCAAGGCTGTCCTGCAGCTGCTAGTTGAGGGAGCCTTACATCGGGGCAACACAGAACTGTTTGGTGGGGAAGTGGATGGGGATAATGAGACTCTCTCAGTTGTTTCAGCTCCTTTGGCTTCGGCCTCCCTGTTGGACACAAACCGGCGGCACACTGCAGCTGTGCCGGGCCCTGGAGGGATTTGGTCTGTTTTCCACGCTGGAGTCATCGGCCGTGGCCTAAAGCCACCCAAGTTTGCCCAGTCACGCAATCAGCAAGAAGTGATGTATAACACCCAGAGCCTCCTCAGCCTCCTGGTGCACTGCTGCAGTGCCCCTGGGGGGACTGAATGTGTGGGCTGCTGGGGGGCTCCCACCCTGAGCCCGGAGGCAGCCAAAGCAGTGGCAGTGACCTTGGTGGAGAGTGTGTGTCCCGATGCAGCCGGTGCTGAGCTAGCCTGGCCTCCTGAGGAGCATGCCCGGGCCACCGTGGAGCGGGATCTCCGCATTGGCCGGCGCTTCCGGGAACAGCCTCTGCTCTTTGAGCTGTTAAAGTTGGTAGCAGctgctcccccagccctgtgctACTGTTCCGTGTTGCTGCGGGGGCTGCTGGCCGCCCTCTTGGGCCATTGGGAAGCCTCTCGCCACCCTGATACAGCCCACTCCCCCTGGCACCTGGAGGCATCCTGCACCCTGGTGGCTGTCATGGCTGAGGGAAGCCTCCTGCCACCAGCCCTGGGGAATATGCACGAGGTATTTAGCCAACTGGCACCTTTTGAAGTGCGTCTGCTGCTGCTCAGTGTCTGGGGCTTTCTCCGGGAGCACGGGCCCTTGCCCCAGAAGTTCATCTTCCAGTCAGAGCGTGGCCGCTTCATCCGGGACTTCTccagggagggtgggggtgaAGGTGGAGCCCATCTGGCTGTGCTGCACAGTGTCCTCCACCGCAACATTGACCGCCTGGGCCTTTTCTCTGGCCGTTTCCAGGCACCTTCACCGTCCAATCTCCTTCGGCAGGGGACATAG